taatCCGTTTCTCATTGTGTGAAATGAGCAACGTGCCGCTTAAGAGAAGAAGGTAAGAATGAAATTGCAAACACAGCTTAGAGATTTTGAAATAGTTTCGCGTTGGTTATGAGACAGGACGCACGGACAGAACTTTAATTTGAAATAGATGCTACTTTCCAGTAGAGAACTGTTCGGTCTAATAGATTTTGTGTTTTGGTATAAATGCATTGCATTATGCGTTCTGCAGAAGTTGCCATTCTGTTGAGTATAAACAGCCGGCATCTCCCATATCCTGTCAGCTTCAGTATTCGTTGGCAGCTACGTtcctacaaaaacaaaacaaaaaaaaatcattcaaaaaatcattgagtctcttttatttatttatttaaattattaagtcTTTTTAACTTCCTGTCTTTGTGTCATTGCTCTCATTGCTCATTATTCACCATGGAAACCTGGTTCCTTATCGTCATCACCCTCTGcatctcttttcttctcaaacCCATCCTCAGTCGCTTCATCCCCACCGTTTCCAAACCCAAACTCCCTCCTGGGCCCCTCACCATCCCCGTTATCGGCAACTTCTTATGGCTTCGCAAGTCATTCTCCGAACTCGAGCCCGTCCTCCGAAACCTCAAGGCCCGATACGGACCTATGGTCACTCTCCACATCGGCTCCCGCCCCGCCCTATTCGTCGGGGACCGCTCCCTGGCCCACCAGGCCCTCGTCCAAAAAGGCGCCGTCTTCGCAGACCGCCCTCCGGCTTTAGCCACCGACAAAGTGCAAAACAGCAATCAGCACAACATCAACTCCGCCGTCTacggtcccacgtggcgtctCCTCCGCCGCAACCTCACCTCCGAAATCCTCCACCCTTCCCGGGTCAAGTCCTACGGTGGGGCCCGCAAATGGGTTCTCGACATCCTCGTCAACCAGCTCGAAACAGAGTCTCAATCCCAACCCAGAGGCGTCAAAGTGGTCGACCATTTGCAATACTCCATGTTTTGCTTGCTGGTTTTGATGTGCTTTGGGGACAGATTGGatgaaaaccaaatcaaagaaataGAGGGTGTTCAGCGTCGCTCTCTCTCGAGTTTTGGGCGATATAATTTCCTCAATTTTTGGCCCAAATTGACCAAGATTCTGTTAAGAAAGCACTGGGACGAGTTCTTGCAGCTCCGTAAGGAACAAGAAGACGTGCTCATCCCTCTGATTCGAGCACGACAAAACAAGGCAAAGGATGAAAGCGGTAGACCGTAGAGGGGAGGAGTTTGTGTTGGCGTATGTTGATACGTTGTTGGATCTTCAGCTCCCTGACGAGAAGGAAAAGAGGAAGCTTTCTGAAGACGAAATAGTGAGTCTCTGTTCGGAGTTTCTCAACGCGGGTACTGATACTACTTCGACTGCGTTGCAGTGGATCATGGCCAACGTAGTCAAGTACCCACAAATCCAAGACAAGCTCTTTGAAGAGATTAAAGGAGTTGTGGAGGAAACAGAGGAAGATGTGAAAGAGGAGGTCCTGCACAAGTTGCCGTATCTGAAAGCTGTGATCTTGGAGGGTCTGAGGCGCCACCCACCGGGGCACTTTGTGCTGCCACACGCTGTGACACAGGACGTGGTTTTGAATGGTCATGTGGTGCCCAAAAATGGAACAATCAATTTCATGGTGGCTGAGATGGGGTGGGACCCAGAAGTGTGGGAAGATCCCATGGCGTTCAAGCCTGAGAGGTTCTTGGGTGGTGGTGATtgtggaggagaagaagaagggttCGACTTAACAGGGAGCAGAGAGATTAAGATGATGCCGTTTGGGGCGGGGAGGAGAATTTGTCCCGGCTCTGGTTTAGCAGTGCTTCATCTCGAGTATTTTGTGGCTAATTTGGTTTGGAAATTTGAGTGGAGAGCTGTGGAGGGAGACGATGTTGACTTGTCAGAAAAGCAGGAGTTCACTGTAGTCATGAAGAATCCATTGCAGGCTCACTTATCCCCCAGACTGAAATAAGTGGAGAGGGTCTTTGCTTACTTGTCTCATTTTCTGCATCAGCTTAGCTTCAGCTATgttatattattgttgtttagaaagaaaaaagaaacaatatcAGCTATGTTAGTATTTATCAACAAACAATTACAGGTCTGCTCTGTGAATATTTTTGCTTTCCTTTATAGTTTACTGCGCTCAATGAAAAAGCAGCTGTTCGTAGAGCTCTGGGCCCTAATAAAAGCAGAGTCCACATAGACATTGGGTCTAAAAAGAAAGCTTAAAACCTGAACAAGTTTTAAGGATTCGTAGACCCACATTGGGCTTTGGGGTTTTGAGTACCCAAGTTAAGGTTCTTTTTTTCAGTATTAGTGTTAGTGTAAACTAGAGGAAAATATGAGGTTTTTCACGTGCATTAACAAAGTGTTATGAGAGTTAAGATGAAAGACTACTGATTAGGTCATTTTTCAATAAGTTACATCCCGTTATCAAGATAAGGATGATTATTTAGTGAATCCGGTTACTTAAGGACAACTTTATCTTCCGCTCTCATactcacccaaaaaaacagaaaccccaaacccaaatttcacAACAACCAGAAAGGCATCGTTTTTGTTTCCATCGGTGTAAAAGTTGAAACctagacagacagacagagagaaaTTAATTAGTGAAAATTTTACAAACCTAATTTTTTATGTATTATTTGCACATAAAACgttttcataatttattaCGAGAGAAATGTAATGaattacatatttttctaGTGGTCTAAAAtccattttgttttattttttacgaaaaaaaaaattaaacaaaaagggACCTCCCTCGGGGCCTCCTCATGTATCCACCCACCaatagacaaaaataaaataaaataaaatattggaTAAGAAAATTAGAGTCTCTGTTCCTCTTCAATAAACAAGAAAACCCTCCGAATTCCATCCAATTCTCTGCAATTAAACCTTTTTCCTCTGCAATTCAAGCTCATACGAACCCTAATTTTCAGTTCTTCCACTGAGAGCTTCTCTATGCGTTTCAATTTGGTGTAATCAACTCAATCTGAACCAATAGCAGTGAGTTTTCATGGCTACCGTGACTGCAACATGGTCTCCGAGCTCGCTCCAGCTTCGTTTGGCTTTAAATTACGGCAATTGCACTAAAACCTCCCCCATTCTTTTACGGATGAGACTGGGGAAGCTGGATCATCGGGCTCGAGTGCTCTGTGTTGCTCAAGACAGAGAGAGGCCTGGGAATGGATTGGAACCCCGTCGTGATGGTAGTTCGTGGGTCGGGTCAAACTCGACCGCTGATGGGTTTAAGGGGTGGTCCGATTCCGATAATGGAGAAGATGCATTGGATTCACAGAGGAGGAAATGGTTTGGAGGTAATGCTTGTTTGAATAGATTGCCGTTTTCTTTTTACCTCTTATGCTCTGTATGGCTAGTAACACTTGTGGAGTAGTTTGCTCTCAGGGACTGTGGGAGCTGGAGTAGCAGGAGCCGTTTTTGTTGTGGGGCTTACTTTTGCAGCATTGTCTTTGGGAAAACGAAACAATTCCAGTGAGTAGCTGTTTTCCTTCTTTCGATAGCAATCAATCTTTGAATATGGACTGAAAGTTGGGTAGTGTTGATGGAAGTtttttgtatcattttcatGGTTTTGTTGTGTAAGGTCCTGTATTCAATGTATTTAGTTTTCTGCTATGTCTTGAAACATATGTGGCTGTGCTCAGGACCAGAACAAAAAATGGAGCCCTTAACAACACAGCAGGAGATGTCTTTGACCTATGATGATCAAAATGATAGAAGCACAGAAGATGTAGATGATCAAAGCAATATGAAGCATGATGCTAGTAGTAGTCCAGAAGGAAGGACAGGTACTTTTGAggattcttcttcatctaCAGAAATTGATGAGTCTCTGAGTGAAATTAGAGTTGGTAATGATAATGATATAAGGGATTTGTCAGTACAAGATTTTAAGAACACATCCAGAGACACTGACGCCATCAATAATGCATCCATTCAAGAAGATTCACCACATGAATCAACTTCTGATGACAAGTTACTAGAACCTGAAACATCCACAAGGCAATTTAATCTGCCTGAACCGGAAAATGGAAATGATTCATTTGTTGCCTATGGGCTTGAGGATGTTGACAGCAGCCTCACTGTAGGTACAGGAGATTTGGCTTCTGTACTTAAAGAGAACCTAGTCAGTGTGGAACCAACCAACTTGCCAGCCCATGATGCTAATCCTTCAAACCTTAGCTTTGAATCCCAGGATGGAATACCTGAGACTAGTGAACAAAATGAACCTATAGGTCTGGATGTTTCAGTTACTTCGCAGTCCAACACAATTTTAGAACCTCAGATTTCATCTGAAGATAGTATAGGGACTGTAGCCTCATCTTCAACCAAAGAAAACCTTGACCTGAGCACATTGCAGGGCTTAGCTGAGGGAATCAGTTCATCCCTGGAAGGGAATATCATAAGTGAAAGTGAGTCATCTAAAAGCAAATCACAATTACCAAATGCTGGGAATTCCTTCTCTTCTGCTGGAATACCTGCTCCAACTGTGGTTTCTGCAGCTCTACAGGTGCTTCCTGGAAAGGTTTTGGTTCCTGCAGTTGTTGATCAGGTTCAGGGGCAGGCATTAGCAGCGCTGCAAGTGTTGAAGGTATTGacattttgtcattttttgcatttaatttCCTTGTTCCAAAGTCattacaaatatatatgtattcgAATTTAATCTATTGTTGCATTTGATCCTTAGATTCGACAGTTTTTGAATTGGAAATGTTCGACTCAAGTTGCAATGTTCTTATGATTTTATAATTGTCCTTGCAAATATGTTACTACAGTTTGTGATCTATAATTTGAATATGACAACTGTTTTCAGGTCATAGAGGCTGAAGTTCAACCTGGTGACTTGTGTACTCGTCGTGAATATGCTCGTTGGTTGGTTTCTGCAAGTAGTGCTCTTTCAAGGTATAAAAACCTCCTTTCTCACTGTGACTGATAAGATATAAATCTTTGCAACCTATGATTGGTTTAGCTATTATTTAAGCacattatatatttacatTTATTGGCATATCTTCTTGTTATCTGTAGGAACTCAATTTCTAAAGTATATCCTGCCATGTATATTGAGAATGTTACCGAGCTTGCATTTGACGATATTACACCTGAAGACCCTGATTTTTCATCCATTCAAGGTGtgaaaattttagatttttggGCTATAGCATAAGTGAAAGTGTGATAGGCTTTGTTTGCTTATTGGACTTTATTTGCATCCTCTCAGGGTTGGCTGAAGCTGGACTTATTTCAAGCAAGCTGTCAAGAAATGATATGCTTTCTTCCTTAGATGAAGATGAGAGTCCGTTCTACTTTTCTCCTGAAAGGTGGTGTAATAGATTTCTTGAAATATAGTTTCCTCTTTAGATTATTGTTTCCTTGAAATGCAGTTGGCATCCCCAACTGCTAGGATCTGTGCTGGCACTCCCAGCATGTTATTCTCCTTGTTCCAACCTTTTATCGAATTTCACTCTGCGTTGGTTGTTTTTCTGTCTGATCCCAAATACACAAGACACACTTACATCCATGTATCTCCAAACCTATTATCGGGTCCGTTCCTGATAGAGGATTTAACGAGTACTTGTTCCATTCGATGGTCTCTTTACCTGTGGAAATTAGTTGTTCTTGTTGTGTGAGCTTACAGCTATCTATTCAATTGCGTATCTACCATATAAATATAGCATTGTTTTGATTTCTGTTACAGATTTGAGGGTGGATTACATTGTTTAGGATTTTCTTATTTACCTTATTTTTCTCTGAAATTCCTTGCTGCAGCCCTCTATCACGCCAGGATCTTGTAAGTTGGAAAATGGCCCTAGAGAAAAGAAATCTCCCAAAAGCTGACAAGGAGGTTGTTGAAATTTAAGTTTGTTtagtgcttttttttttcttttggagcTACTCGTGTGCTTGTAGTTCTGAATATTTAACTCTCTACTTATTATTGTGCACTTGGACAGGTCCTCTACCAAATTTCTGGATTTATAGACACCGATAAGATACATCCAGATGCATGTCCTGCACTTGTTGCTGACCTATCAGGAGAGCAGGGTATTATTACCCTTGCATTTGGTGAGTCATAACTACATTTTGAATTTCGAGCAAATTTTATGAGTTCAATAGTTaacatttcctttcttttcttttttataaaaggtTACACCAGACTATTCCAGCCAGCTAAGCCAGTAACAAAAGCCCAGGCTGCTATTGCCCTGGCAACTGGAGAGTATTCTGACTTAGTTAGTGAGGAGCTTGCACGTATTGAAGCAGAATCTATAGCAGAGAATGCTGTGGATGCACATAATGCTTTAGTAGCTGAAGTTGAAAAGGATGTGAATGCAAGTTTTCAGAAGGATCTTTCCATAGAGAGGGAAAAAATTGACGCCGTAGAGAAAATGGCTGAAGAAGCCAGACGTGAGTTGGAAAGGTTAAGATCCGAGAGAGAGGAAGATAATGTTGCCTTAATGAAGGAACGTGCAGCTGTTGAATCAGAAATGGAAGTTCTGTCAAGGTTAAGGCATGAGGTTGAGGAACAATTGGAGAGCCTATTGAGTAACAAAGTAGAAATATcctatgaaaaagaaagaattagcAAACTTAGGAAAGaagcagaaaatgaaagcCAGGAGATTGCCCGCTTACAGTATGATCTAGAGGTTGAACGGAAAGCCTTGTCCATGGCCAGGTATTTAGTATCCAAGTCTCATGTGTCTTTTATGCGTCTAGtaactttgttattttcacACAACCTTGTAAGACTTCTAATCTTTGTTATCCAGGGCTTGGGCTGAAGATGAGGCAAAAAGAGCAAGAGAACAAGCTAAAGTACTTGAGGAGGCTAGAGATCGCTGGGAGAGGCAAGGCATCAAGGTAGTTGTTGACAATGACCTCCGTGAAGAGGCCTTGGCTGAAGTTACATGGCTCGATGCTGGCAAGCAGTTCTCAGTTGAAGGAACTGTCAGCAGGGCGGAAAATTTGATGGACAAGCTGAAGGCAATGGCAACaaatataaaaggaaaatcCAGAGATATAATTGATAAAATCATCCAAAAGATAGCCTTGCTTGTATTCAATTTGAGGGAATGGATTCCCCGGGCTGGAAAAGAGGCTGGAGAACTGAAAGATGCTGCCATTTCGAAAGCCAGTAGATCAGCCCAAGAGTTGCAGCAAAGTACCTTGGAGTTTAGCTTGGCTCTCAAAGAAGGTGCAAAGCGCGTCGCCGAAGATTGTAGGGGAGGAGTGGAGAAACTCACCCAGAAGTTTAAGACATGACTCCTATCTCTATAACAATTTTTACGGATGACGGGCTACTGAGGAGTGAGAATTGTAAAACAGTTTTGAGATTCTGTTAATGAAGGGGATAATCCATCACCCATGTTTATTATACCATATTGATGATTAGCTAGGTAGCCTTTTGTAATAAATACAGTTGCACATCTTAGCTGTAGtaaattggattggatcatCCAGATTTTGGTATTTGGATTGAGGAAGGGTCAATCTGGCTCCATGAGTCCTTGTGGCTGATGTAAAACCCGATcgttttactttttgtttgggaAAAGATGTAAACCCCGTTATTGCCTAATAAAACCGCCTGGTTACATTTCAAATGGAACGGTTAAAACCAGGGAATTAGCATTTGTCCAATGTTTATTTTACTCGCgagttttccttcttttcttcatcCTTTAAGATAGTCTCTTTCTAATTGACATAAAATAGGAGTGAATAATCTAGTCATGTTGAGTGGGCCTAGAAACCATTGAGCTACAAGCACATTATagcataaattaaaaatcactGAGAAACAAAATCTATCTAACAAAAATGGCTTGCCACCAAGACAATCAATTAAGTAACAATAGCAAAAATGTTGGGCAAGCAGCTTTTTCCAATTTGCAGCTCACAttcaaaacagaacaaatttCTGAAACTAAAATTTCAAGTCTCAGAGTAGAAAAAACACTTCGTAGAGGTGAATTTCTAACATATTGACTCTAGTTGGAAATTATGAGACTTCCAATTAGCTTTCATGTGcctcatttcttcttttccgAAGCTCCACCACCAGCCCTGCATCAGAAGTCACACACGACAATAAGTAACTATTGATATGATTATGAATTCACAAACCAGGTTAGCATTCTTTAAGATTCGGGGACGAGAAATAGAATCTTGTTTACCTGATCTTACGGAGGACATTGGACATCTCCTCGCGCTTCTTCTTTGCCCTCTTGTGGGTTCCCAACTTTCTCTTAGCAACTTTCAGTGCACGTTTGTCCTTGCCTACCTTAAGAAGCTCAGTGATTCTCTTTTCATATGGTGCAAAACCAGCAACTTCCCGGATCAAATTCCTAACAAAGTGTACCCTTTTACTAGTTTTCTGCACCAGCAAATAATATCATCAATTGAAGCATTTTCAGCAGCCTATGCTTAAAATTACTACAAAAGTAGTCACTAATCTCTTCAGCCATCAAGAGAAGAACTTAAATCAAATACCAAATACAAATTCCTATATTATATAACATATCAACATGGCTTCTGGGTTgaacaatcaaattcaaagcaTGATTTAAGATGTGAAAACATTGCAGATGTAAAATATGAATCAACTTACCCCTTTGCGATCAGAAGGGCGTGGAGCTAATTCCTTCCTGGTCACTATGTGGCCTTTATTCAATCCCACAAAAATCCCAGTGTTTGGCTGTTTTGGAGCCATTACCTGCTTCAACAATAGGAAAAAACAAGCTTCATCACGTACCCATTTGATTCCCAGATTCATCACACATATTCATCGTTTCAGTTAGTAATTAGCTACAACCAAACacaataaatttaaatgtGCAAACCTTAcaagtccaaaaaaaaaaatatatatatattgtgcaGCAGTCAAAACGAGAAACAGAGAGATGAACACATATCAAAAGGATAGAAAGCTCAGCAGCATTTACTATTTTCTTCCTATTTTTTCTGGGAAAATAAGCAGTAAATGT
The Prunus dulcis chromosome 2, ALMONDv2, whole genome shotgun sequence DNA segment above includes these coding regions:
- the LOC117619289 gene encoding MAR-binding filament-like protein 1-1 isoform X3 produces the protein MATVTATWSPSSLQLRLALNYGNCTKTSPILLRMRLGKLDHRARVLCVAQDRERPGNGLEPRRDGSSWVGSNSTADGFKGWSDSDNGEDALDSQRRKWFGGTVGAGVAGAVFVVGLTFAALSLGKRNNSRPEQKMEPLTTQQEMSLTYDDQNDRSTEDVDDQSNMKHDASSSPEGRTALQVLPGKVLVPAVVDQVQGQALAALQVLKVIEAEVQPGDLCTRREYARWLVSASSALSRNSISKVYPAMYIENVTELAFDDITPEDPDFSSIQGLAEAGLISSKLSRNDMLSSLDEDESPFYFSPESPLSRQDLVSWKMALEKRNLPKADKEVLYQISGFIDTDKIHPDACPALVADLSGEQGIITLAFGYTRLFQPAKPVTKAQAAIALATGEYSDLVSEELARIEAESIAENAVDAHNALVAEVEKDVNASFQKDLSIEREKIDAVEKMAEEARRELERLRSEREEDNVALMKERAAVESEMEVLSRLRHEVEEQLESLLSNKVEISYEKERISKLRKEAENESQEIARLQYDLEVERKALSMARAWAEDEAKRAREQAKVLEEARDRWERQGIKVVVDNDLREEALAEVTWLDAGKQFSVEGTVSRAENLMDKLKAMATNIKGKSRDIIDKIIQKIALLVFNLREWIPRAGKEAGELKDAAISKASRSAQELQQSTLEFSLALKEGAKRVAEDCRGGVEKLTQKFKT
- the LOC117618927 gene encoding 60S ribosomal protein L36-3-like; translation: MAPKQPNTGIFVGLNKGHIVTRKELAPRPSDRKGKTSKRVHFVRNLIREVAGFAPYEKRITELLKVGKDKRALKVAKRKLGTHKRAKKKREEMSNVLRKIRAGGGASEKKK
- the LOC117619289 gene encoding uncharacterized protein LOC117619289 isoform X2, yielding MATVTATWSPSSLQLRLALNYGNCTKTSPILLRMRLGKLDHRARVLCVAQDRERPGNGLEPRRDGSSWVGSNSTADGFKGWSDSDNGEDALDSQRRKWFGGTVGAGVAGAVFVVGLTFAALSLGKRNNSRPEQKMEPLTTQQEMSLTYDDQNDRSTEDVDDQSNMKHDASSSPEGRTGTFEDSSSSTEIDESLSEIRVGNDNDIRDLSVQDFKNTSRDTDAINNASIQEDSPHESTSDDKLLEPETSTRQFNLPEPENGNDSFVAYGLEDVDSSLTVGTGDLASVLKENLVSVEPTNLPAHDANPSNLSFESQDGIPETSEQNEPIGLDVSVTSQSNTILEPQISSEDSIGTVASSSTKENLDLSTLQGLAEGISSSLEGNIISETLQVLPGKVLVPAVVDQVQGQALAALQVLKVIEAEVQPGDLCTRREYARWLVSASSALSRNSISKVYPAMYIENVTELAFDDITPEDPDFSSIQGLAEAGLISSKLSRNDMLSSLDEDESPFYFSPESPLSRQDLVSWKMALEKRNLPKADKEVLYQISGFIDTDKIHPDACPALVADLSGEQGIITLAFGYTRLFQPAKPVTKAQAAIALATGEYSDLVSEELARIEAESIAENAVDAHNALVAEVEKDVNASFQKDLSIEREKIDAVEKMAEEARRELERLRSEREEDNVALMKERAAVESEMEVLSRLRHEVEEQLESLLSNKVEISYEKERISKLRKEAENESQEIARLQYDLEVERKALSMARAWAEDEAKRAREQAKVLEEARDRWERQGIKVVVDNDLREEALAEVTWLDAGKQFSVEGTVSRAENLMDKLKAMATNIKGKSRDIIDKIIQKIALLVFNLREWIPRAGKEAGELKDAAISKASRSAQELQQSTLEFSLALKEGAKRVAEDCRGGVEKLTQKFKT
- the LOC117619289 gene encoding uncharacterized protein LOC117619289 isoform X1; the protein is MATVTATWSPSSLQLRLALNYGNCTKTSPILLRMRLGKLDHRARVLCVAQDRERPGNGLEPRRDGSSWVGSNSTADGFKGWSDSDNGEDALDSQRRKWFGGTVGAGVAGAVFVVGLTFAALSLGKRNNSRPEQKMEPLTTQQEMSLTYDDQNDRSTEDVDDQSNMKHDASSSPEGRTGTFEDSSSSTEIDESLSEIRVGNDNDIRDLSVQDFKNTSRDTDAINNASIQEDSPHESTSDDKLLEPETSTRQFNLPEPENGNDSFVAYGLEDVDSSLTVGTGDLASVLKENLVSVEPTNLPAHDANPSNLSFESQDGIPETSEQNEPIGLDVSVTSQSNTILEPQISSEDSIGTVASSSTKENLDLSTLQGLAEGISSSLEGNIISESESSKSKSQLPNAGNSFSSAGIPAPTVVSAALQVLPGKVLVPAVVDQVQGQALAALQVLKVIEAEVQPGDLCTRREYARWLVSASSALSRNSISKVYPAMYIENVTELAFDDITPEDPDFSSIQGLAEAGLISSKLSRNDMLSSLDEDESPFYFSPESPLSRQDLVSWKMALEKRNLPKADKEVLYQISGFIDTDKIHPDACPALVADLSGEQGIITLAFGYTRLFQPAKPVTKAQAAIALATGEYSDLVSEELARIEAESIAENAVDAHNALVAEVEKDVNASFQKDLSIEREKIDAVEKMAEEARRELERLRSEREEDNVALMKERAAVESEMEVLSRLRHEVEEQLESLLSNKVEISYEKERISKLRKEAENESQEIARLQYDLEVERKALSMARAWAEDEAKRAREQAKVLEEARDRWERQGIKVVVDNDLREEALAEVTWLDAGKQFSVEGTVSRAENLMDKLKAMATNIKGKSRDIIDKIIQKIALLVFNLREWIPRAGKEAGELKDAAISKASRSAQELQQSTLEFSLALKEGAKRVAEDCRGGVEKLTQKFKT
- the LOC117619288 gene encoding LOW QUALITY PROTEIN: cytochrome P450 89A2-like (The sequence of the model RefSeq protein was modified relative to this genomic sequence to represent the inferred CDS: inserted 2 bases in 1 codon) → METWFLIVITLCISFLLKPILSRFIPTVSKPKLPPGPLTIPVIGNFLWLRKSFSELEPVLRNLKARYGPMVTLHIGSRPALFVGDRSLAHQALVQKGAVFADRPPALATDKVQNSNQHNINSAVYGPTWRLLRRNLTSEILHPSRVKSYGGARKWVLDILVNQLETESQSQPRGVKVVDHLQYSMFCLLVLMCFGDRLDENQIKEIEGVQRRSLSSFGRYNFLNFWPKLTKILLRKHWDEFLQLRKEQEDVLIPLIRARQNKAKDESGXDRRGEEFVLAYVDTLLDLQLPDEKEKRKLSEDEIVSLCSEFLNAGTDTTSTALQWIMANVVKYPQIQDKLFEEIKGVVEETEEDVKEEVLHKLPYLKAVILEGLRRHPPGHFVLPHAVTQDVVLNGHVVPKNGTINFMVAEMGWDPEVWEDPMAFKPERFLGGGDCGGEEEGFDLTGSREIKMMPFGAGRRICPGSGLAVLHLEYFVANLVWKFEWRAVEGDDVDLSEKQEFTVVMKNPLQAHLSPRLK